A DNA window from Streptomyces sp. CA-278952 contains the following coding sequences:
- a CDS encoding M23 family metallopeptidase, protein MSGMKRVLRRTAVGASALLTAVGITMTGASPAAAVDYYYELPYPAGEAYTVTQGPEGTYSHTGPYNEYAWDFGLPADYEVSAAQAGTIVISNWSPYWQNGIEVIIRHSNGQCTHYAHLNRSFYEPGDWVPQGRIVGWSGSTGASTGPHLHFQVIDCNSRVGLPATIQGWTPSTGTRPVSVNHYA, encoded by the coding sequence ATGAGCGGGATGAAGAGGGTTCTGCGCCGCACGGCGGTGGGGGCGAGCGCGTTGCTCACGGCGGTGGGCATCACCATGACGGGGGCGTCCCCGGCCGCGGCGGTGGACTACTACTACGAGTTGCCGTACCCGGCTGGTGAGGCCTACACGGTGACCCAGGGGCCGGAGGGCACGTACTCCCACACCGGTCCCTACAACGAGTACGCCTGGGACTTCGGGCTCCCCGCCGACTACGAGGTGTCCGCCGCGCAGGCGGGAACCATCGTCATCTCGAACTGGTCGCCGTACTGGCAGAACGGCATCGAGGTGATCATCCGGCACTCGAACGGCCAGTGCACCCACTACGCGCACCTGAACCGGTCGTTCTACGAGCCGGGTGACTGGGTTCCGCAGGGCCGGATCGTCGGCTGGTCGGGCAGCACGGGCGCTTCCACGGGCCCGCATCTGCACTTCCAGGTCATCGACTGCAACAGCCGCGTGGGCCTGCCCGCCACCATCCAGGGCTGGACGCCCTCCACGGGGACGCGCCCTGTCAGCGTGAACCACTACGCCTGA